From one Cyprinus carpio isolate SPL01 chromosome B3, ASM1834038v1, whole genome shotgun sequence genomic stretch:
- the LOC109056082 gene encoding sterol regulatory element-binding protein 1-like isoform X1: protein MNLSFDDPSLDTLDSSLSLHDPSDIDTALLSDIDDMLQFINNQDIEFGGLFDHPTFPAPAAPTQDLSVLPHSSPSSPPPSSSTPTKTSSILSSSPHLDALLGPPITRSSSIPDKVFHPPTFQQSPLAQLTSTPANPTTLQTTQPKAQPAPSPSLHPSTPPAPIQAVPAGKSPSFGATQQALFSSPTPQPQQQQPVVTYPNQNGYTAVTQQSSPQPISSLSTSLQNVQPMAIQAQVQSLSASPILTTSSSPPTQTISPQVQQVQQVPVLLQPQFIKADSLLLTTLKPDACMVTTVASPCITSLATSTAPVQNTSLQALMSGGTILTTVPLVVDTEKLPINRITISGKLGGQPHKGEKRTAHNAIEKRYRSSINDKIIELKDLVAGTEAKLNKSAVLRKAIDFIRYLQQSNQKLKQENMALKMSIQKNKSLKDLVIMEVDVKPEIPTPPASDVGSPQSSGPFSHHGSDSESDSPMEEDNKPVVERAGGMLDRSRMALCAFTLLFLSFNPLASLLCGGWSSSGTTVSGHTGRSMLAVQDAAESWGWLDWMLPTLLVWLLNGVLVAGVLIRLLVYGEPVTRPHSESSVLFWRHRKQADLDLARGDFAQASQNLWTCLKALARPLPTSQLDLTCAVLWSALRLCLQRLWVGRWLASRAGAIRSNRPLQEDARKSCRDAALVYHRLHQLHMTGKLGGSHLSAIHMALSALNLAECAGDCLPVATLAEIYVSAALRVKTSLPRLLHFTTRVFLSSARQACLSPSGSVPPAMQWLCHPLGHRFFVDEDWSIRSTPKESIYSQAGNSVDPLAQVTQAFREHLLEKALYCVAQPRGDKSLSDGDGEYSDSLEYLQLLTSASDAAGATTQSFAIGSNMATVTGCDPHSKWWSSVVVVIINWLQGDDVAAERLYPAVEHLPRSLQTAESPLPKACLNTFKAVRSLLAKPESYQLSLSYCEKASGLFRDSLNLGPHYSTSTLDKLVQLLLCDLLLVTRTNVWREQQVASQQSSSTAASPAELQGFQQDLSSLRKLTQSFRPAMRRLFLHEATARLMAGASPTRTHQLLDRSLRRRATSGSRTEECEMHPGQREQAEAVMLACRYLPPYFLSAPGQRVGMLVDAARTLEKLGDKRTLHDCPQMIIKLGSGTTVTST, encoded by the exons ATGAATCTGTCTTTTGACGACCCGTCACTGGACACCCTGGACTCCAGTTTGTCTTTACACGATCCGAGTGATATCGACACGGCTCTGCTCAGTGACATTGATG ATATGCTCCAGTTTATCAACAACCAGGACATAGAGTTTGGAGGGCTGTTCGATCACCCTACATTTCCTGCCCCCGCAGCTCCCACGCAGGACCTCTCAGTCCTGCCCCACTCCAGCCCTTCCTCTCCTCCACCCAGCTCTTCTACACCCACCAAAACCTCCTCCATCCTCAGCAGCAGCCCCCACCTGGATGCCCTGCTGGGACCCCCCATCACCCgaagctcctccatcccggacAAGGTGTTCCACCCTCCCACTTTCCAGCAGTCTCCTTTGGCACAGCTGACCTCCACCCCCGCGAACCCCACCACACTACAGACCACGCAGCCCAAAGCTCAGCCTGCTCCATCTCCCAGCCTCCATCCTTCCACCCCGCCAGCCCCGATCCAAGCTGTCCCAGCTGGGAAGAGTCCTTCCTTTGGTGCTACCCAGCAGGCCCTCTTCAGCTCACCGACACCCcaaccacagcagcagcagcccgTGGTCACTTACCCCAACCAGAACGGTTATACTG CTGTCACCCAGCAGAGCTCCCCTCAGCCAATCTCGAGTCTATCCACATCTCTACAGAACGTTCAGCCAATGGCCATCCAAGCCCAGGTGCAGAGCCTCTCGGCTTCGCCAATCCTGACCACCTCGTCCAGCCCTCCAACACAGACCATCTCCCCTCAGGTTCAGCAGGTTCAGCAGGTTCCT GTTTTGTTGCAGCCGCAGTTCATTAAGGCAGACTCTCTCTTACTCACAACTCTAAAGCCTGATGCATGTATGGTAACAACAGTCGCGTCACCCTGCATCACATCGCTGGCTACATCCACGGCACCAGTCCAGAACACCTCACTGCAg GCACTAATGAGTGGAGGCACCATCCTGACCACCGTTCCGCTGGTGGTGGACACAGAGAAGCTGCCCATCAATCGCATCACCATCAGCGGGAAACTAGGCGGCCAGCCGCACAAGGGCGAGAAACGCACAGCCCATAACGCCATTGAAAAACGCTACCGCTCTTCCATCAATGACAAGATCATTGAGCTCAAAGACCTGGTGGCTGGGACAGAAGCTAAG CTCAATAAGTCGGCCGTGTTGCGGAAAGCCATTGACTTCATTCGCTACCTTCAGCAGTCCAACCAAAAACTAAAGCAGGAGAACATGGCACTCAAAATGTCCATTCAGAAGAACA AGTCTCTGAAGGACCTTGTGATCATGGAGGTGGATGTGAAACCAGAAATCCCCACCCCTCCAGCATCAGATGTCGGCTCGCCTCAATCCAGCGGCCCCTTCTCGCACCACGGCAGTGACTCAGAGTCAGACAGCCCGATGGAAGAAGACAACAAG CCTGTGGTTGAGAGGGCTGGAGGAATGCTGGACCGCTCGCGCATGGCTCTGTGTGCCTTCACCCTGCTCTTCCTATCCTTTAATCCATTGGCGTCTCTGCTGTGTGGTGGCTGGAGCAGCTCTGGGACGACTGTCTCTGGACACACAGGAAGGAGTATGCTGGCAGTGCAGGATGCAG CCGAGTCTTGGGGTTGGTTGGATTGGATGTTGCCCACTCTTCTGGTGTGGCTGTTGAACGGTGTTCTGGTCGCTGGAGTTTTGATCCGCCTGCTCGTGTATGGAGAACCTGTGACCAGACCTCACTCAGAATCATCTGTCCTCTTCTGGAGACACCGCAAACAGGCCGATCTGGATCTAGCCAGG GGCGACTTTGCTCAGGCCTCTCAGAACCTCTGGACGTGTCTCAAAGCTCTTGCTCGCCCTCTGCCCACGTCTCAGCTGGACCTGACCTGTGCTGTGCTGTGGTCCGCCCTGCGTCTGTGTCTGCAGAGACTGTGGGTGGGCCGCTGGCTAGCCAGCCGTGCCGGAGCCATCCGTTCCAATCGCCCCCTACAGGAAGATGCCCGTAAGAGCTGCCGTGACGCCGCCTTGGTCTACCATCGTCTACACCAACTCCACATGACCG GCAAGCTCGGAGGAAGCCACCTCTCTGCAATCCACATGGCACTGAGCGCTCTCAACCTGGCCGAGTGTGCAGGAGACTGTCTCCCTGTTGCCACACTGGCAGAAATCTATGTGTCTGCAGCCCTACGGGTTAAAACCAGCCTTCCCCGCCTACTTCACTTCACTACT CGTGTGTTCTTGAGCAGCGCTCGGCAGGCCTGTCTGTCGCCCAGTGGCAGCGTCCCTCCTGCCATGCAGTGGTTGTGTCACCCGCTGGGTCATCGTTTCTTTGTGGACGAGGACTGGTCCATTCGCAGCACCCCTAAAGAGAGCATCTACAGCCAGGCGGGAAACTCAG TTGACCCGCTGGCTCAGGTGACCCAGGCGTTCCGCGAGCATCTGTTGGAAAAGGCCCTGTACTGCGTGGCACAGCCGCGAGGCGACAAGAGCCTCTCTGATGGAGATGG TGAATACTCAGACTCTCTGGAATACCTGCAGTTGCTCACCAGCGCCTCAGACGCAGCAGGAGCCACGACACAGTCCTTCGCCATCGGATCAAACATGGCCACTGTCACAG GATGTGACCCTCACTCCAAATGGTGGTCATCGGTTGTCGTGGTGATCATTAATTGGCTCCAGGGAGATGACGTGGCGGCAGAGAGATTGTACCCGGCGGTGGAGCACTTGCCACGCAGCCTTCAGACCGCTGA gagTCCACTGCCCAAAGCCTGTCTTAACACTTTCAAAGCGGTGCGCTCCCTGCTGGCCAAACCAGAGAGCTACCAGCTCAGCCTCAGCTACTGTGAGAAAGCCAGCGGCCTGTTCAGAGACAGCCTCAACCTCGGCCCACACTACAGCACCAGCACACTAGACAAG CTGGTGCAGTTGCTGCTGTGTGATCTGTTGTTGGTGACGCGCACTAATGTGTGGCGGGAGCAGCAGGTGGCGTCTCAGCAGAGCTCCTCGACAGCCGCCTCGCCGGCAGAGCTGCAGGGTTTCCAGCAGGACCTCAGCTCGCTCCGCAAGCTCACCCAGAGCTTCAGACCAGCCATGCGCAGG TTGTTCCTGCATGAAGCCACAGCTCGGCTGATGGCGGGAGCCAGTCCAACACGCACACACCAGCTCTTGGACCGCAGTCTGCGCCGCCGCGCCACATCTGGAAGCAGAACAG
- the LOC109056082 gene encoding sterol regulatory element-binding protein 1-like isoform X2, with product MLQFINNQDIEFGGLFDHPTFPAPAAPTQDLSVLPHSSPSSPPPSSSTPTKTSSILSSSPHLDALLGPPITRSSSIPDKVFHPPTFQQSPLAQLTSTPANPTTLQTTQPKAQPAPSPSLHPSTPPAPIQAVPAGKSPSFGATQQALFSSPTPQPQQQQPVVTYPNQNGYTAVTQQSSPQPISSLSTSLQNVQPMAIQAQVQSLSASPILTTSSSPPTQTISPQVQQVQQVPVLLQPQFIKADSLLLTTLKPDACMVTTVASPCITSLATSTAPVQNTSLQALMSGGTILTTVPLVVDTEKLPINRITISGKLGGQPHKGEKRTAHNAIEKRYRSSINDKIIELKDLVAGTEAKLNKSAVLRKAIDFIRYLQQSNQKLKQENMALKMSIQKNKSLKDLVIMEVDVKPEIPTPPASDVGSPQSSGPFSHHGSDSESDSPMEEDNKPVVERAGGMLDRSRMALCAFTLLFLSFNPLASLLCGGWSSSGTTVSGHTGRSMLAVQDAAESWGWLDWMLPTLLVWLLNGVLVAGVLIRLLVYGEPVTRPHSESSVLFWRHRKQADLDLARGDFAQASQNLWTCLKALARPLPTSQLDLTCAVLWSALRLCLQRLWVGRWLASRAGAIRSNRPLQEDARKSCRDAALVYHRLHQLHMTGKLGGSHLSAIHMALSALNLAECAGDCLPVATLAEIYVSAALRVKTSLPRLLHFTTRVFLSSARQACLSPSGSVPPAMQWLCHPLGHRFFVDEDWSIRSTPKESIYSQAGNSVDPLAQVTQAFREHLLEKALYCVAQPRGDKSLSDGDGEYSDSLEYLQLLTSASDAAGATTQSFAIGSNMATVTGCDPHSKWWSSVVVVIINWLQGDDVAAERLYPAVEHLPRSLQTAESPLPKACLNTFKAVRSLLAKPESYQLSLSYCEKASGLFRDSLNLGPHYSTSTLDKLVQLLLCDLLLVTRTNVWREQQVASQQSSSTAASPAELQGFQQDLSSLRKLTQSFRPAMRRLFLHEATARLMAGASPTRTHQLLDRSLRRRATSGSRTEECEMHPGQREQAEAVMLACRYLPPYFLSAPGQRVGMLVDAARTLEKLGDKRTLHDCPQMIIKLGSGTTVTST from the exons ATGCTCCAGTTTATCAACAACCAGGACATAGAGTTTGGAGGGCTGTTCGATCACCCTACATTTCCTGCCCCCGCAGCTCCCACGCAGGACCTCTCAGTCCTGCCCCACTCCAGCCCTTCCTCTCCTCCACCCAGCTCTTCTACACCCACCAAAACCTCCTCCATCCTCAGCAGCAGCCCCCACCTGGATGCCCTGCTGGGACCCCCCATCACCCgaagctcctccatcccggacAAGGTGTTCCACCCTCCCACTTTCCAGCAGTCTCCTTTGGCACAGCTGACCTCCACCCCCGCGAACCCCACCACACTACAGACCACGCAGCCCAAAGCTCAGCCTGCTCCATCTCCCAGCCTCCATCCTTCCACCCCGCCAGCCCCGATCCAAGCTGTCCCAGCTGGGAAGAGTCCTTCCTTTGGTGCTACCCAGCAGGCCCTCTTCAGCTCACCGACACCCcaaccacagcagcagcagcccgTGGTCACTTACCCCAACCAGAACGGTTATACTG CTGTCACCCAGCAGAGCTCCCCTCAGCCAATCTCGAGTCTATCCACATCTCTACAGAACGTTCAGCCAATGGCCATCCAAGCCCAGGTGCAGAGCCTCTCGGCTTCGCCAATCCTGACCACCTCGTCCAGCCCTCCAACACAGACCATCTCCCCTCAGGTTCAGCAGGTTCAGCAGGTTCCT GTTTTGTTGCAGCCGCAGTTCATTAAGGCAGACTCTCTCTTACTCACAACTCTAAAGCCTGATGCATGTATGGTAACAACAGTCGCGTCACCCTGCATCACATCGCTGGCTACATCCACGGCACCAGTCCAGAACACCTCACTGCAg GCACTAATGAGTGGAGGCACCATCCTGACCACCGTTCCGCTGGTGGTGGACACAGAGAAGCTGCCCATCAATCGCATCACCATCAGCGGGAAACTAGGCGGCCAGCCGCACAAGGGCGAGAAACGCACAGCCCATAACGCCATTGAAAAACGCTACCGCTCTTCCATCAATGACAAGATCATTGAGCTCAAAGACCTGGTGGCTGGGACAGAAGCTAAG CTCAATAAGTCGGCCGTGTTGCGGAAAGCCATTGACTTCATTCGCTACCTTCAGCAGTCCAACCAAAAACTAAAGCAGGAGAACATGGCACTCAAAATGTCCATTCAGAAGAACA AGTCTCTGAAGGACCTTGTGATCATGGAGGTGGATGTGAAACCAGAAATCCCCACCCCTCCAGCATCAGATGTCGGCTCGCCTCAATCCAGCGGCCCCTTCTCGCACCACGGCAGTGACTCAGAGTCAGACAGCCCGATGGAAGAAGACAACAAG CCTGTGGTTGAGAGGGCTGGAGGAATGCTGGACCGCTCGCGCATGGCTCTGTGTGCCTTCACCCTGCTCTTCCTATCCTTTAATCCATTGGCGTCTCTGCTGTGTGGTGGCTGGAGCAGCTCTGGGACGACTGTCTCTGGACACACAGGAAGGAGTATGCTGGCAGTGCAGGATGCAG CCGAGTCTTGGGGTTGGTTGGATTGGATGTTGCCCACTCTTCTGGTGTGGCTGTTGAACGGTGTTCTGGTCGCTGGAGTTTTGATCCGCCTGCTCGTGTATGGAGAACCTGTGACCAGACCTCACTCAGAATCATCTGTCCTCTTCTGGAGACACCGCAAACAGGCCGATCTGGATCTAGCCAGG GGCGACTTTGCTCAGGCCTCTCAGAACCTCTGGACGTGTCTCAAAGCTCTTGCTCGCCCTCTGCCCACGTCTCAGCTGGACCTGACCTGTGCTGTGCTGTGGTCCGCCCTGCGTCTGTGTCTGCAGAGACTGTGGGTGGGCCGCTGGCTAGCCAGCCGTGCCGGAGCCATCCGTTCCAATCGCCCCCTACAGGAAGATGCCCGTAAGAGCTGCCGTGACGCCGCCTTGGTCTACCATCGTCTACACCAACTCCACATGACCG GCAAGCTCGGAGGAAGCCACCTCTCTGCAATCCACATGGCACTGAGCGCTCTCAACCTGGCCGAGTGTGCAGGAGACTGTCTCCCTGTTGCCACACTGGCAGAAATCTATGTGTCTGCAGCCCTACGGGTTAAAACCAGCCTTCCCCGCCTACTTCACTTCACTACT CGTGTGTTCTTGAGCAGCGCTCGGCAGGCCTGTCTGTCGCCCAGTGGCAGCGTCCCTCCTGCCATGCAGTGGTTGTGTCACCCGCTGGGTCATCGTTTCTTTGTGGACGAGGACTGGTCCATTCGCAGCACCCCTAAAGAGAGCATCTACAGCCAGGCGGGAAACTCAG TTGACCCGCTGGCTCAGGTGACCCAGGCGTTCCGCGAGCATCTGTTGGAAAAGGCCCTGTACTGCGTGGCACAGCCGCGAGGCGACAAGAGCCTCTCTGATGGAGATGG TGAATACTCAGACTCTCTGGAATACCTGCAGTTGCTCACCAGCGCCTCAGACGCAGCAGGAGCCACGACACAGTCCTTCGCCATCGGATCAAACATGGCCACTGTCACAG GATGTGACCCTCACTCCAAATGGTGGTCATCGGTTGTCGTGGTGATCATTAATTGGCTCCAGGGAGATGACGTGGCGGCAGAGAGATTGTACCCGGCGGTGGAGCACTTGCCACGCAGCCTTCAGACCGCTGA gagTCCACTGCCCAAAGCCTGTCTTAACACTTTCAAAGCGGTGCGCTCCCTGCTGGCCAAACCAGAGAGCTACCAGCTCAGCCTCAGCTACTGTGAGAAAGCCAGCGGCCTGTTCAGAGACAGCCTCAACCTCGGCCCACACTACAGCACCAGCACACTAGACAAG CTGGTGCAGTTGCTGCTGTGTGATCTGTTGTTGGTGACGCGCACTAATGTGTGGCGGGAGCAGCAGGTGGCGTCTCAGCAGAGCTCCTCGACAGCCGCCTCGCCGGCAGAGCTGCAGGGTTTCCAGCAGGACCTCAGCTCGCTCCGCAAGCTCACCCAGAGCTTCAGACCAGCCATGCGCAGG TTGTTCCTGCATGAAGCCACAGCTCGGCTGATGGCGGGAGCCAGTCCAACACGCACACACCAGCTCTTGGACCGCAGTCTGCGCCGCCGCGCCACATCTGGAAGCAGAACAG